From a region of the Vicia villosa cultivar HV-30 ecotype Madison, WI unplaced genomic scaffold, Vvil1.0 ctg.003544F_1_1, whole genome shotgun sequence genome:
- the LOC131641169 gene encoding probable amidase At4g34880 → MATRTKLSICMIVLLFAVTLRGLIVNAIDEWSNFAINEATIEDIQTAFNRNDITSTQLVDFYLHRIQTLNPVLRAVLEVNPDARDQADKADCERRENQNRSLLHGIPVLLKDSIATFDKLNTTAGSYALLGSKVPRDAHVVSKLRDAGAIILGKTSLSEWYGVRSSTEPEAWSARGGFAINPYVESKSPCGSSFGSAISVATNMVTVSLGTETDGSIICPADHNSVVGIKPTVGLTSRAGVIPVSPHLDTIGPICRTVSDAVHVLDVIVGFDPRDYEATKAAEKFIPSGGYKQFLNKQGLKGKKIGVLRNPFLIPYNGSKVISMFEDHLNVLRERGATIVDNLEVENLTIVLDPLQNGEMITLLPEFKVSINKYLQQLIYSPVRSLAEIIEFNINNPILEKTDEYGQDFFVASEMTNGFGKTEIEALKMMDQLSKNGFERVIKENQLDALLAIGSNASPMFAIGGYPAITVPAGYDNQGMPFGICFGGLKGTEPKLIEIAYDFEQATSARKPPPRFSFT, encoded by the exons atggCAACAAGAACCAAACTTTCTATTTGCATGATAGTGTTATTATTTGCAGTGACACTTAGAGGATTAATCGTTAATGCAATAGATGAATGGTCCAACTTTGCTATCAATGAAGCAACCATAGAAGACATACAAACAGCCTTCAACCGAAACGACATCACTTCAACACAACTCGTTGACTTTTACTTACACCGAATCCAAACTCTCAATCCCGTACTCCGCGCTGTATTGGAAGTTAATCCGGACGCACGAGATCAAGCGGACAAAGCTGATTGTGAAAGACGAGAAAATCAGAACCGTTCATTGCTTCATGGGATCCCAGTTTTGCTCAAGGACAGTATTGCCACCTTTGATAAACTCAACACTACGGCGGGGTCGTATGCGTTGTTGGGATCGAAGGTTCCGCGTGACGCGCACGTGGTTTCTAAGCTTAGGGACGCTGGTGCTATCATTCTTGGAAAAACTAGTCTCTCTGAGTGGTATGGTGTTCGTTCTAGCACTGAGCCAGAAGCTTGGTCTGCCAGAGGTGGATTTGCAATT AATCCTTATGTTGAATCCAAAAGTCCATGTGGGTCTAGCTTTGGATCTGCAATTTCAGTGGCAACTAATATGGTTACAGTTTCATTAGGGACAGAAACTGATGGCTCTATCATCTGTCCGGCTGATCATAACTCGGTAGTCGGGATCAAGCCTACTGTTGGACTCACTAGCAGGGCTGGTGTCATACCGGTTTCACCTCATCTAGATACTATTGG GCCAATATGCAGGACTGTTTCAGATGCAGTTCATGTGCTTGATGTAATTGTTGGGTTTGATCCAAGAGATTATGAAGCTACGAAGGCAGCGGAAAAGTTTATACCTTCAGGTGGTTATAAGCAATTCCTCAATAAACAAGGGCTTAAAGGAAAGAAAATTGGTGTTTTGAGAAATCCATTTTTGATTCCTTATAATGGATCCAAAGTCATTTCCATGTTTGAGGATCATCTCAATGTATTGAg AGAAAGAGGTGCAACAATTGTTGATAATTTGGAAGTAGAAAATTTAACAATCGTTCTGGATCCTCTCCAAAATGGTGAAATGATAACCTTACTTCCAGAATTCAAGGTGTCCATCAACAAATATCTGCAGCAGCTCATTTATTCTCCTGTGAGGTCTCTAGCTGAGATtatagaattcaacatcaataacCCTATCTTA GAAAAGACTGATGAGTATGGTCAAGATTTCTTTGTGGCATCAGAAATGACCAATGGCTTTGGAAAAACTGAAATTGAGGCATTGAAGATGATGGACCAATTGTCAAAAAACGGGTTTGAGAGAGTGataaaagaaaatcaattggATGCATTGTTAGCCATAGGCTCCAATGCTTCTCCAATGTTTGCAATTGGAGGATATCCTGCAATCACTGTCCCAGCTGGGTATGATAACCAAGGAATGCCATTTGGAATCTGTTTTGGAGGGTTAAAGGGAACCGAGCCAAAACTGATTGAGATTGCTTATGACTTTGAGCAAGCTACCAGTGCAAGGAAGCCACCCCCTCGCTTTTCGTTCACATGA